The Bacteroidia bacterium genomic interval ACTCCCTGACTGGAATATTTTTCGGCGGCCTCACGCTCTACATTTTCTTTGAGGAACTGTCGCATTTCCAGCAAGGCTTCGCTCAGAGGGTCCTGGCTGTTTATCAAAATTTCCGAATCAAAATCTCCTTCTTTGATGGTATGAGCGATCTTGAGATTTTCGGATAAAACAAACTCAGCTCTTAAGGCTCTGATTCCATCATGGATGATCTTTTTCTCAGAAAAGTATCCCCACAATCCACAAATGGAAATGATCAATCCTGCCAAACCTGCATGTATAATGAAGGTGGTCAGATCCATATAGGGGAGCTGGGTGAAGTAAATCCCGTCAACCCCTGCGAATTGCATATAGGCAAAAGCCGCATGATGAACGACAATGATTACAAATAGCGGCAATTGTAGCCGCCAGTTGGAATAGGTAATCATCAGGGTACAGGCTACAAATGCGAAAAAGTGCATTTCAAAAAGCCCATGCATCTGATAGATATATTGAGCCATAAAAATGGCCAGGACGGCTGAACCTACGTATTGGTATAAATTTGATTCTGGAAGTAATTTTTTCGTGCCAAAGTAGGCTATTAGAGACATGCTTCCGACTGCTATGGCTACCAACCAGGTGTCATAGACAAAGGCCATTAGTATCCCCAATACAAAACTCCCCAGCAAAAATTTCTGAAGGATGTTGTCTGAGCGTTCATTGGTTGATACAAAGAGCGCCTTTTTTTGTTCGGCGCTTAATGTGAATTGTTCACGTTCCATAAAGAAGGAATTGTGTGTTCATTGTTAGACCAGAAAAAAAGCGATGATAGCGGGTCATTTACCTCTGGCAATTGACAACCGTAGGCCCGACTTGCATAAAAGTCCCAGACGGGAGCCTCATTTCCTCTCAGGAGAAGATTTATGCTGATCTCGGCATAATTGCTACCCGGAAAGGTGCAGAATCTGGCTTTGTTGTAATTGCCCCGATAGTAAAGGGCCTGATTCGCATCGATGATAACTGCCTGAGGGGAAGCATAAACTCCGGTTAGCAATGACCACTTTCCCTCTGTATCCTGGTGAACAGGAATATTTTTGCTCAATAATTTTCGTGTTCTTTCTTCCGAAGCTCCCTCCGGAATGATGATTCTGAAATCCAGTTCTTCTCCGAAGTTTTTTAACAAATACTTGAAGTGATTTGCATTGAAGCGAGAGCAGGGACAATCGGGATTGAAAAAATGAAGAAACTGTGCTTTCTCTGGATTCCACTGGCTGCTAGATAAGGGCAGTTCTATACAACTACCTATAGCAACCTCTTCATAATCATCAGGAATGGGAGTTGGCAGGCTATAACGTAACTCTTCCTGCCAGAATATGTAGATAATCCCAGTGAAGAGTAAAGCAAGCATCCCAAGTACGAAACCTTTTCGCATGTATTACGCGGTTTGCAATAATACAATATGAGTAATATGCACCTCATAAATTGTACAAGCTGTGTTCCGATGTAACACGCGTAAGTTCTGTTAGCAAATTGCAAGCTTAGTAGTTCTGAATAGGAGATAGCTGTTGAAACTTCATTTGGCTCTAAGCGAAAGCCTGTATATTTTTAGTTATGAAATCCGGGAACCTACTACACTACTTTTTCTTATGCTCCCTTATCGGTTTTACGCTAGGGTGTGAGTCTAAGAAGGAAAATAAATTTCCACTCTTTACCTATGCGGATTCCCTGGATTTTCAGAATACCCAGAGTATGGAGCCTAAATTGATGGAAGGCTTTGAAGTTTCCTTATGGGCTCCGGAAAAACTATTGGCAGGTCCGGTCGGAATATCGATAGATCATGATGGAAGCGTTTACCTCTCTGAAACAGCAAGGCGAAAAAGTTCAGACATTGACATCCGGGCCCATCGGGATTGGATGACGGATGATCTGGGTTTATACAATATAGAAGCAACTCGCGACTTTCACCTAAACAAACTTGCCACCGAACTGAGTGATCAAAACGGCTGGCAGGAAGATTTGAATCAGGATAGCATCCACGATTTTCGGGATTTAGAAGTGGAAAGCGAAAGGATTCGGGTGATACGAGACGAAGATGAAGATGGAAAAGCAGATGTGTCTCATGTATTTGCTGAAGAATTCAGAGATATGCTGACTGGAGTAGCGGGAAGTGTCTTGGTACATGATGGAAAAGTCTACCTCACAGCTGCTCCCGATATGTGGCAATTAGAGGATACTGATGGAGACGGAGATTTTGACAAAAAACAATCGCTGAGTCATGGATATGGGATTCATATTGCTTTT includes:
- a CDS encoding AhpC/TSA family protein, with the protein product MRKGFVLGMLALLFTGIIYIFWQEELRYSLPTPIPDDYEEVAIGSCIELPLSSSQWNPEKAQFLHFFNPDCPCSRFNANHFKYLLKNFGEELDFRIIIPEGASEERTRKLLSKNIPVHQDTEGKWSLLTGVYASPQAVIIDANQALYYRGNYNKARFCTFPGSNYAEISINLLLRGNEAPVWDFYASRAYGCQLPEVNDPLSSLFFWSNNEHTIPSLWNVNNSH